A stretch of Nostoc sp. 'Lobaria pulmonaria (5183) cyanobiont' DNA encodes these proteins:
- a CDS encoding pentapeptide repeat-containing protein, with translation MFKDFSGQNLCGKSFKGENLTGANFKGADIRGASFTKAILKEANFSYINSGLQSITIFYLVVFSLVLVALAGIIAGLSGIFAFYFTLHLKTIDIVDFVSNTFILFSLSIFIVITLWKDFIYGLVLGLLVLVPSLLIGLALIGHITAISQAFFVGIGALSLIATSLAAIALAHTVIIMILNSVPIAIFGSFIVAIVSAATLHITESTPTAAIISVLGSYIAWQASKGGEKFTWIQKIAVAAAATGGTSFRGADLTDANFTQAKLKSTDFRGAILIRTCFHQVKMLDRVRPGTTYLQKAQARQVLVTGQGQEKNFDREDLRGVNFQGANLVDASFIGTNLSQANLQDADLSRAKLIQTQLDGTEFTGATLTGAFIEDWGITTDTKFDGVRCEYVYMRLPTKENPDPLRKPDNNKEVFADGEFGDFIKPIFDTLDLYHNQGVDPRAIAISFKQLAENHPDADLRIVGMEVRGEDKFLLRAKTIPQADKSELSAEYFDTYNEIKGLPEREIKLLLEEKDNQILRLENMVMTALERPSFYSNVEQVGFMTNNPGGFSVGGSVGGNVNNVQGDNNRAVQGDNNQAVLGDNNQVTQQNQVGADTGESLTKEDVVKLLAELETLIQGAELPANTKEEVIEDLSAAKKATDKEEPNKQRALERLGTVAETLDKTSKGVEAGQKIWTTAKPIIVKIATWLGAAAGSHLLGL, from the coding sequence ATGTTTAAAGATTTTTCTGGACAGAATCTTTGTGGAAAGTCTTTTAAAGGTGAAAACCTTACTGGTGCTAATTTTAAGGGTGCTGATATTCGAGGTGCAAGCTTTACAAAAGCTATCTTAAAAGAAGCAAACTTTAGTTATATAAATTCTGGTTTACAATCGATTACAATATTTTATTTAGTTGTATTTTCACTAGTTTTAGTAGCTTTAGCAGGAATTATTGCAGGACTAAGTGGTATTTTTGCATTTTATTTTACTTTGCATCTTAAAACCATAGATATTGTTGATTTTGTATCTAATACATTTATTTTATTTTCTTTATCAATTTTTATTGTAATTACTTTATGGAAGGATTTTATATATGGTTTAGTTTTAGGATTATTAGTACTAGTTCCAAGTTTGCTGATTGGTTTGGCTTTAATTGGACATATTACTGCAATTAGCCAAGCATTTTTTGTTGGCATAGGAGCATTATCTTTAATTGCCACTAGTCTTGCAGCTATAGCTTTGGCTCATACTGTAATTATAATGATACTTAACTCTGTACCTATAGCTATATTTGGAAGTTTCATAGTGGCTATAGTTTCAGCAGCAACTTTACATATAACAGAATCAACTCCGACTGCTGCCATTATTTCTGTGTTAGGAAGTTACATTGCTTGGCAAGCATCAAAAGGCGGTGAAAAATTTACCTGGATTCAAAAAATTGCTGTTGCCGCAGCCGCTACAGGTGGCACAAGTTTTCGGGGTGCAGACTTAACTGATGCTAATTTCACTCAAGCCAAACTAAAAAGTACAGATTTCCGAGGTGCTATTCTTATCCGCACCTGCTTTCACCAAGTAAAGATGCTTGACCGTGTTCGTCCTGGCACAACTTACCTGCAAAAAGCACAAGCGCGTCAGGTGTTAGTTACAGGTCAGGGGCAAGAGAAGAATTTTGACCGTGAAGATTTACGAGGGGTAAATTTTCAAGGAGCGAATTTGGTAGATGCAAGTTTTATTGGTACTAACCTAAGTCAAGCTAATTTACAAGACGCAGATTTATCAAGGGCGAAATTAATACAGACCCAACTTGACGGCACAGAGTTTACAGGTGCTACTCTCACCGGAGCCTTCATTGAAGATTGGGGCATTACCACTGATACCAAATTTGATGGGGTTAGGTGTGAATACGTGTATATGCGACTCCCCACAAAAGAGAATCCTGACCCACTTCGCAAACCTGATAATAACAAAGAGGTATTTGCTGATGGGGAGTTCGGTGATTTTATTAAACCAATTTTTGACACACTCGACCTGTACCATAACCAAGGTGTTGACCCAAGAGCGATCGCAATTTCCTTTAAGCAGTTAGCAGAGAATCACCCTGATGCTGACCTCCGAATTGTAGGAATGGAAGTGCGGGGTGAGGATAAATTTCTACTCCGTGCCAAAACCATACCACAAGCTGATAAGTCTGAACTGAGTGCAGAATATTTTGATACTTATAATGAGATAAAAGGTTTGCCGGAGCGAGAGATTAAATTATTACTAGAAGAAAAAGATAATCAAATTCTCAGATTAGAGAATATGGTAATGACGGCGTTAGAGCGCCCTAGCTTTTATTCAAACGTAGAACAGGTAGGTTTTATGACTAACAACCCAGGTGGATTTTCAGTTGGTGGTTCAGTTGGCGGCAACGTCAACAACGTTCAAGGTGATAACAACCGAGCAGTTCAAGGGGACAATAATCAGGCTGTCCTTGGTGACAATAATCAAGTAACTCAACAAAATCAAGTGGGCGCAGATACCGGAGAATCGCTCACTAAAGAGGATGTTGTCAAGTTACTGGCAGAACTTGAAACTTTAATTCAAGGCGCAGAACTCCCAGCCAACACTAAAGAAGAAGTAATTGAAGACTTGAGTGCAGCGAAGAAAGCAACGGATAAAGAAGAACCAAATAAGCAACGAGCATTAGAGCGTTTGGGAACTGTGGCAGAAACACTTGATAAAACGAGTAAGGGTGTGGAAGCTGGTCAGAAAATCTGGACAACAGCCAAGCCGATTATTGTAAAGATCGCAACTTGGTTAGGTGCTGCGGCTGGTTCTCATCTATTGGGATTGTAG
- a CDS encoding formylglycine-generating enzyme family protein, whose translation MSQSPHNSDAQQPDANSTQQADSFAPQNLVQGNQNRVVQGNDNRVVQGDNNTVIQGNNNTQNIIITKNYYSEAVSNAFVKPVQETKKTLQNQRYDLNAKPEKEVITRPKFKPSLQKYRFEYAEVVKPSKLFGLVRKPIINSHRKEAKYFLEDLGGGVELEMIAIPDGKFFMGSSEEKNASSSEFPQHLVSVNSFFIGKHPITQKQWKAVACLPQINHPLVVDCSKFKGDSYPVEQVCWDDAVEFCDRLSQKTNRDYRLPSEAEWEYACRAGTTTLFHFGDIITSELVNYQDSKDSKSSREFFHNQTTPVDNFKFPNLLGLYDMHGLVWEWCMDHWHDNYKRAPNDGKAWVNNRDNQFRVIRGGSWADIPVNCRSASRKKARIDEQGNYLGFRVVCC comes from the coding sequence ATGAGTCAGTCACCTCATAACTCTGATGCACAACAGCCTGATGCAAATTCAACGCAGCAGGCTGATAGTTTTGCACCTCAAAATTTAGTGCAGGGGAATCAAAACCGAGTAGTTCAAGGTAATGATAACCGGGTTGTGCAAGGTGATAATAACACAGTAATTCAAGGTAATAACAATACACAGAATATCATTATCACCAAGAATTATTATTCTGAAGCAGTTAGTAACGCTTTTGTAAAACCTGTCCAAGAGACTAAAAAAACTTTACAAAATCAACGATATGATTTAAATGCGAAACCAGAGAAAGAAGTCATAACACGACCTAAGTTTAAGCCCAGTCTCCAAAAGTATCGGTTTGAATATGCAGAAGTCGTTAAGCCTTCTAAACTATTTGGATTGGTAAGAAAACCAATCATCAACTCTCACAGAAAGGAAGCTAAGTATTTTCTTGAAGATTTAGGTGGGGGAGTGGAATTAGAAATGATTGCTATCCCTGATGGAAAATTTTTTATGGGATCATCTGAAGAAAAAAATGCAAGTAGCTCAGAATTTCCTCAACATCTGGTATCTGTTAATTCCTTCTTTATTGGGAAACACCCCATTACTCAAAAACAATGGAAAGCTGTAGCTTGCTTACCACAGATCAATCACCCCTTAGTAGTTGATTGTTCTAAATTCAAGGGAGACAGCTATCCCGTAGAACAAGTTTGCTGGGATGATGCTGTTGAATTCTGCGATCGCCTGTCCCAAAAGACAAATCGGGACTACCGATTGCCTAGTGAAGCTGAATGGGAATATGCCTGTCGTGCTGGAACTACAACTTTATTCCACTTTGGAGACATTATTACTTCTGAGTTGGTAAACTATCAAGATTCTAAAGATTCTAAATCTTCAAGAGAATTTTTTCATAATCAAACTACTCCTGTTGATAACTTTAAGTTTCCAAATCTCTTAGGGTTATATGATATGCACGGGTTAGTTTGGGAATGGTGCATGGATCACTGGCATGATAACTACAAGAGAGCGCCCAATGATGGGAAAGCATGGGTCAACAATAGAGATAACCAATTTCGTGTAATTAGAGGAGGTTCTTGGGCTGATATTCCAGTAAATTGCCGTTCCGCATCTCGCAAAAAAGCTCGAATTGATGAACAAGGAAATTACCTTGGTTTTCGAGTAGTTTGTTGTTAA
- a CDS encoding nuclease A inhibitor family protein, with product MTKTNSEIIDQLHTAANGLLMMSESEYPFEVFLWEGVAPATPQKVVQQTNHPQNTPVEIVGVDDFFQVATTAEDWHEEEEKATVKRFQTLVQTLKENLSNLQVYCLGNKEIDTYIVGETPAGNLAGLSTKVVET from the coding sequence ATGACTAAAACTAATTCAGAAATTATTGACCAACTTCATACAGCAGCGAATGGTTTACTCATGATGAGTGAGTCTGAGTACCCGTTTGAAGTTTTTTTGTGGGAAGGTGTTGCACCTGCGACACCCCAAAAAGTTGTACAGCAAACAAATCATCCACAAAATACGCCCGTTGAAATTGTGGGAGTTGACGATTTTTTTCAAGTGGCAACGACAGCAGAAGATTGGCATGAGGAAGAAGAGAAAGCAACCGTAAAACGATTTCAAACTCTTGTACAGACACTTAAAGAAAACCTGAGTAATTTGCAGGTGTATTGCCTGGGCAATAAAGAGATTGATACTTATATTGTTGGTGAAACCCCGGCGGGTAATTTAGCAGGACTTTCTACTAAAGTTGTGGAAACCTAG
- a CDS encoding tyrosine-type recombinase/integrase has product MLNTPATLTNTELIDLWLHGKSKNTVDGYRRYAERFFSHVNKHLSDCTLMDFQLWVMTLGSSDNSKRVAVGAIKSLFSFAKQLGVVSANLGVLIKSPKAKNRLAERILTTEEVQLLINSTTNGRDRTLVRLLYFAGLRVSELCGLKWRDLKARGDGGQITVFGKGDKTRTVLVGAGIWRDINELKGYAKHDDPVFVSLKGGHLCRSMVFHIVKNAATRAGIEGNVSPHWLRHSHASHSLDRGAPIHLLQKTLGHSSVAITEMYLHARPTDSSALYLPDDDE; this is encoded by the coding sequence ATGTTGAATACTCCCGCTACGCTCACTAACACCGAACTCATCGACCTTTGGCTGCACGGTAAAAGCAAAAACACCGTTGACGGCTACCGTCGCTATGCCGAGCGGTTTTTTTCTCATGTCAACAAGCACCTCTCGGATTGCACCCTCATGGATTTTCAATTGTGGGTGATGACACTCGGTAGTTCTGACAACAGCAAGCGGGTAGCAGTGGGAGCAATAAAGAGTCTATTTTCCTTTGCTAAACAGTTGGGGGTGGTATCGGCTAACTTGGGAGTGTTAATCAAGTCACCCAAGGCGAAAAATCGATTGGCAGAGCGAATTCTTACTACTGAGGAAGTACAATTACTGATAAATTCCACGACAAATGGACGCGATCGCACTCTGGTTCGTTTACTTTACTTTGCGGGTTTACGGGTATCGGAACTATGTGGCTTAAAGTGGCGCGACCTCAAAGCCCGTGGTGATGGTGGACAAATCACGGTATTCGGTAAGGGTGATAAAACGAGAACTGTATTAGTGGGTGCTGGTATCTGGCGGGACATTAATGAGTTAAAGGGTTACGCCAAACATGATGACCCAGTGTTTGTTTCGCTTAAAGGCGGTCATCTGTGCCGCAGTATGGTTTTTCATATTGTGAAAAATGCTGCTACTCGTGCAGGCATTGAGGGGAATGTTAGCCCTCACTGGCTTAGACACAGCCACGCTTCCCACAGTCTCGACCGGGGAGCGCCGATACATTTGTTACAGAAAACGCTGGGGCATAGTTCCGTTGCTATCACGGAAATGTATCTCCATGCTAGACCCACTGATAGCAGCGCTTTGTATTTGCCAGATGATGATGAGTGA
- a CDS encoding ribbon-helix-helix domain-containing protein, with protein sequence MAKIDVTIPDDLKEMLQELADDTGQSLSAVAADCIKLGILDFIESRTKMEVYRKLRRQNQQKGE encoded by the coding sequence ATGGCCAAAATAGACGTAACGATCCCAGATGACCTTAAAGAGATGCTACAGGAATTGGCGGATGATACTGGACAGTCGTTATCAGCAGTCGCGGCAGACTGCATAAAACTAGGAATTTTAGACTTCATTGAATCTCGTACCAAGATGGAAGTTTATAGAAAACTCCGCCGCCAAAATCAACAGAAGGGAGAATAA
- a CDS encoding ribbon-helix-helix domain-containing protein yields MKEKQPDSSKIQSIQVGRPSVAKTTISLPKPELEKLKKYAKETGISFSEAIEQAIKVDELIREHMNKGGAVYFESPDGDELIKIEISRG; encoded by the coding sequence ATGAAAGAAAAGCAACCAGATTCCAGCAAGATTCAAAGTATCCAAGTAGGTCGTCCAAGTGTAGCAAAAACTACAATTTCTCTTCCAAAGCCAGAATTAGAAAAACTGAAAAAATACGCAAAGGAAACGGGAATTTCTTTCAGTGAAGCAATCGAGCAGGCTATCAAAGTAGATGAGCTAATTCGTGAACACATGAATAAAGGGGGAGCAGTTTATTTTGAGAGTCCAGATGGCGATGAACTAATTAAGATTGAGATATCTCGTGGTTAA
- a CDS encoding CopG family transcriptional regulator produces MTAKKRKPLDDALAHEFVYGESALRENLPNQETVDSDTQSETQPILEQQPILPISPISAPQPAKFNLMSQLQQPSKEPTIRLTVDLPESMHRKLSVLAAKTSRKKVEIVRLLLDEALKDVEE; encoded by the coding sequence ATGACTGCCAAAAAGCGAAAGCCCCTAGATGATGCCCTTGCTCATGAGTTTGTTTATGGTGAATCAGCGCTGCGGGAGAATTTACCAAACCAGGAGACTGTAGACTCAGATACTCAAAGCGAGACTCAGCCAATACTAGAGCAGCAACCTATATTACCTATATCACCTATATCCGCCCCGCAACCAGCTAAGTTTAATCTCATGTCTCAACTTCAACAACCTTCTAAAGAGCCAACAATCAGACTAACTGTTGATTTGCCTGAATCAATGCACCGTAAGTTATCTGTGCTAGCAGCTAAGACAAGCAGGAAAAAGGTTGAGATTGTGCGGCTTTTACTGGATGAAGCACTTAAGGATGTAGAAGAGTAA
- a CDS encoding AAA family ATPase, whose amino-acid sequence MTVIALVNQKGGCSKSTSAVHLACWLSRKAHKVQLLDADAQRSSSIWLSSMEENTIPTTVLQSPDELLEQIPELAAQCDHLIVDGPAGLSEASRAILFRADLAVVPCQPTGLDLQSASDAVRLIRQAQSVRGGAPQAAIFISRAVKGTKLLGEAIALLSKSKEATVLKTVIHQKQAIADTFGQAATIWDLPGRQAAESAREYERLFKEILGMVK is encoded by the coding sequence ATGACAGTAATTGCCCTTGTCAATCAAAAAGGGGGCTGCTCAAAATCTACCTCTGCCGTTCATCTAGCGTGCTGGTTATCCCGCAAAGCTCACAAAGTCCAGCTTTTAGATGCCGACGCTCAACGTAGCAGCTCGATTTGGCTGTCTTCGATGGAGGAAAACACGATTCCCACAACTGTACTGCAATCACCCGATGAACTCTTAGAGCAAATTCCAGAGTTAGCAGCGCAATGTGACCATCTAATAGTGGATGGCCCAGCCGGTTTGTCTGAAGCCAGCAGAGCAATATTATTTAGAGCCGATCTAGCTGTAGTTCCCTGTCAGCCCACAGGGTTAGATTTGCAGTCAGCGAGTGACGCTGTTAGGTTAATCAGACAAGCTCAGTCTGTTCGCGGTGGTGCGCCCCAAGCCGCTATATTCATCAGTCGTGCTGTGAAAGGTACAAAATTACTGGGTGAAGCGATCGCACTATTATCTAAATCCAAAGAAGCGACGGTGTTAAAAACTGTGATTCACCAAAAACAAGCGATCGCAGATACTTTTGGTCAAGCTGCAACAATTTGGGACTTACCTGGTCGTCAAGCGGCAGAGTCAGCGCGGGAGTATGAACGGTTATTTAAGGAAATTCTGGGGATGGTGAAATGA
- a CDS encoding AAA family ATPase produces MLATGAIVAVNGLNPLSIIALAIGGVLAIAPKLTSKLSSKNPTTQDPAPAIEQIPTPGEFRIYRQAELNRTIASLKANGAILIAGEDGSGKSVLAGAVVENLQDEGFMVAFIEPATPKQMLLEIAHQFDIPTEDLEGKSLTADKLKRAIATFLEENTAFLVLDDAHCCDAKFRMWLKQLRRSDAPMLLLATDPPRTDIFINIPRIELKPLPEYAIREIMVQAAAERAIALKPSELSKLQERAGGNPMLAARAVDEEYLGLDVEGADHRRYFDITPLILLAGIAFVIMRFIGLGTGDQALYIFGGIAAAVFLGLSRLLYNLPPEDRRIR; encoded by the coding sequence ATGCTGGCAACTGGGGCGATTGTTGCCGTCAATGGGCTGAATCCTTTGTCAATTATAGCTTTGGCAATAGGTGGGGTATTGGCGATCGCCCCTAAACTCACTTCAAAACTTTCCTCTAAGAATCCGACTACTCAAGACCCAGCACCAGCAATAGAACAGATACCCACGCCTGGAGAGTTCCGCATCTACAGACAAGCAGAACTCAACCGGACTATAGCCTCGCTTAAAGCCAATGGTGCAATCCTCATTGCTGGTGAAGATGGGAGTGGTAAGTCTGTACTAGCTGGTGCAGTTGTAGAAAATTTACAGGACGAGGGCTTTATGGTGGCATTTATTGAGCCTGCCACCCCTAAGCAAATGTTGCTAGAAATAGCACATCAATTTGATATTCCTACAGAAGACCTAGAGGGCAAGTCACTAACAGCTGACAAACTCAAAAGGGCGATCGCCACTTTCTTAGAGGAAAACACAGCCTTCCTTGTCCTCGATGATGCTCACTGTTGCGATGCCAAATTTAGAATGTGGCTGAAGCAGTTGCGACGAAGTGACGCGCCTATGCTTCTCTTGGCAACTGACCCGCCACGCACCGACATCTTTATCAACATTCCCCGAATTGAACTCAAACCCCTGCCAGAGTACGCAATTCGGGAGATTATGGTGCAGGCTGCGGCAGAAAGAGCGATCGCACTTAAACCCTCGGAATTATCTAAGCTCCAAGAACGCGCCGGGGGTAATCCCATGCTGGCGGCTCGTGCTGTGGATGAGGAATATTTGGGGCTGGACGTTGAAGGGGCAGACCATCGCCGCTACTTTGACATCACCCCTTTAATACTCCTGGCGGGAATTGCTTTTGTGATAATGCGCTTCATCGGGTTGGGAACTGGCGATCAAGCATTGTACATTTTTGGAGGTATTGCGGCGGCTGTATTCCTCGGTCTTTCTCGCCTTCTGTATAATCTGCCACCAGAAGACAGGAGGATACGATAA
- a CDS encoding metal-dependent hydrolase, whose amino-acid sequence MLGISHLLISGTATSLLLGTANPAVIAAGAIAGLLPDIDISTSPAGRVLPWVSSFFESRMPHRSCTHSLVASGAIAIMGYTAALFNPNLLNLAHALSVGYFFGWFADIFTRGGVEMFWPSPVRCVCPGNRNLRLRTGSNAEYFILILLIAIALGTFSINNSGGILTQFNRLIASPSGVQHIFNESGSTHLIKANIKGVRTGDRSKINGQYLIIQVQGTGFLVQSDDGRIYKASTEPDAQIFLEEITADVGRPAITNIEALTLEDEPIGSAIAQFNRTGAMVFISGQLTVDGLETSGLPRDPYQFPTIKATDTSITLEAAPLAIVQKNLSEEFATGQLQVRVINSASQ is encoded by the coding sequence ATGCTGGGAATTTCACACCTATTAATTAGTGGCACTGCTACCAGCCTGTTGCTCGGAACTGCAAACCCTGCTGTTATTGCGGCGGGTGCGATCGCTGGCTTACTCCCCGATATCGACATTTCCACATCGCCCGCCGGCCGTGTCTTACCGTGGGTAAGTTCATTTTTTGAGAGCAGAATGCCTCACCGCAGCTGCACACACAGTTTAGTTGCCAGTGGTGCGATCGCAATTATGGGGTACACCGCAGCGCTATTTAACCCCAATCTCTTAAACCTCGCTCACGCCTTGAGTGTGGGCTACTTTTTTGGATGGTTTGCTGACATTTTTACTCGTGGCGGGGTGGAGATGTTCTGGCCTTCCCCGGTGCGTTGTGTCTGCCCAGGCAATCGTAATCTTCGGCTAAGAACTGGCAGCAATGCAGAATACTTTATTTTGATATTGCTGATTGCGATCGCTCTCGGCACTTTCAGCATCAACAACTCAGGAGGAATCCTAACCCAATTCAACAGGCTAATCGCGTCCCCCTCTGGTGTACAACATATTTTCAATGAGTCGGGGTCAACTCATTTGATTAAGGCAAATATTAAGGGGGTAAGGACGGGCGATCGCTCTAAGATAAACGGGCAATATCTAATTATCCAGGTGCAGGGAACTGGTTTTTTAGTCCAATCCGACGACGGGCGGATTTACAAAGCCTCGACTGAACCCGATGCACAGATTTTCTTAGAGGAAATTACAGCTGATGTAGGTCGGCCAGCCATCACTAATATTGAGGCTTTGACTCTGGAGGATGAACCGATAGGAAGTGCGATCGCACAATTTAACCGCACTGGGGCGATGGTATTCATTTCTGGTCAGTTAACAGTTGATGGACTGGAAACTTCAGGTTTACCCCGTGACCCGTACCAATTCCCCACCATCAAAGCGACTGATACCAGCATCACTCTAGAAGCTGCACCCCTTGCAATTGTTCAGAAAAACCTGAGCGAAGAGTTTGCCACAGGCCAACTTCAAGTGAGGGTGATTAATAGCGCCAGTCAATAA